The sequence TAGCATCTGGCCATTACTTAATCAAATTGATGAATTAAAAGGCCAGTGGATTGGTGGAGCTCAATTAAACCCTCAAGCGCTTGGCAGATTAAAGCGCTCGGTTTTGGTTACTTCAACCGGTTCATCCACTCGAATTGAAGGTTCAAAACTATCTGACGTTGAAGTGGAGAAATTAATGAAAGGATTGTCTTTGCAAAAACTGGCAGACAGAGATAAACAGGAAGTTAAAGGATATTATGAATTGTTAGATAAGGTGTTTAGTGTTGGTAACAAAATTCCTTTTTCTGAAAATTCTCTTAAACATCTGCATAATGAATTGCTAAAGTATGCTGATAAAGACAAAAGACATCGGGGTAAGTACAAGGTAGGTGAAAATAAAGTTGAAATGTTGGATGAATCAGGAAAAGCAATCGGGGTGCTGTTTGAAACAACACCGGCATATTTAACGCCCAAGGCGATGGAAGAATTGATTGACTGGACTAATCAAGAGCTGATTGCCAAAGAATTTCATCCCCTGCTGATTATTGCCAACTTCATTGTTGAGTTCCTAAAAATTCATCCGTTCCAAGATGGTAACGGCCGACTAGCCCGCGTGCTAACCAACTTGTTAATGTTAAAAAACAATTACAGTTATATCCCCTACGTATCTCACGAAAAGCTGATTGAGGATAACAAAACTGATTACTATTTAGCCCTACGACAAAGTCAAAAGACTTTTGGCACAAATGCGGAAGATATTACCTCTTGGGCAAAATTCTTCCTTGATGTCTCATTGAGCCAAGCCAAGCAAGCGCTGGGGTTGTTATCAGCTGAGAATATTGAAAAACTGCTGTCACCAAAACAGCTGGCTGTTTGGTATTACTTGCAAAGCGGTACCGAAG is a genomic window of Candidatus Buchananbacteria bacterium CG10_big_fil_rev_8_21_14_0_10_42_9 containing:
- a CDS encoding Fic family protein, with product MTNFNKRLKNLPYSIWPLLNQIDELKGQWIGGAQLNPQALGRLKRSVLVTSTGSSTRIEGSKLSDVEVEKLMKGLSLQKLADRDKQEVKGYYELLDKVFSVGNKIPFSENSLKHLHNELLKYADKDKRHRGKYKVGENKVEMLDESGKAIGVLFETTPAYLTPKAMEELIDWTNQELIAKEFHPLLIIANFIVEFLKIHPFQDGNGRLARVLTNLLMLKNNYSYIPYVSHEKLIEDNKTDYYLALRQSQKTFGTNAEDITSWAKFFLDVSLSQAKQALGLLSAENIEKLLSPKQLAVWYYLQSGTEATPGEIAEATKVARPTVSQALERLLQLKKVERIGQGRTTRYKKI